A genomic stretch from Natronomonas gomsonensis includes:
- a CDS encoding threonine aldolase family protein has product MIDLRSDTVTKPSPAMREAAADATVGDDVYGEDPTINDLESTFADLAGKEDALFVPSGTMGNQIAAKVHTEPGQEVLVERESHVYKWELGGLAQHADLQARTIDGGDRGVVTPDAVREGYVEADDHRPGTGLLCLENTHNSKGGTAISAERIDAACEVAGDHGVSVHLDGARLFNAAAALGTDAARLAREVDSVMCCLSKGLGAPVGSMLAGSEAFIEAAHRVRKLFGGGMRQAGMVAAPGLLALENRKRLADDHENARRLAEGVGAIRGLSTREPETNIVLVETEDPAEAFLERCEDEDVLGVPFGEHLVRFCTHLDVDGDIDAAVRRIERAA; this is encoded by the coding sequence ATGATAGATTTACGCAGCGACACGGTGACGAAACCCTCTCCTGCGATGCGGGAGGCCGCCGCCGACGCCACGGTCGGCGACGACGTGTATGGCGAAGACCCGACGATAAACGACCTCGAATCGACGTTCGCCGATTTGGCCGGCAAGGAGGACGCACTGTTCGTTCCCTCGGGGACGATGGGCAACCAAATCGCCGCGAAGGTCCACACCGAACCGGGCCAAGAGGTACTCGTCGAACGCGAGAGCCACGTCTACAAGTGGGAGTTGGGCGGCCTCGCACAGCACGCCGACCTGCAGGCGCGGACGATAGACGGCGGCGACCGCGGCGTCGTCACGCCCGATGCGGTTCGTGAGGGGTACGTCGAGGCCGACGACCACCGCCCCGGAACCGGGTTGCTGTGTCTGGAGAACACCCACAACAGCAAGGGCGGGACGGCCATCTCGGCAGAGCGAATCGACGCCGCCTGCGAGGTGGCGGGCGACCACGGTGTGTCGGTGCATCTCGACGGGGCGCGACTGTTCAACGCTGCGGCGGCACTGGGGACCGACGCCGCTCGTCTCGCTCGCGAGGTCGATTCGGTGATGTGCTGTCTCTCGAAGGGACTCGGCGCGCCCGTCGGGTCGATGCTCGCCGGCAGCGAGGCGTTCATCGAGGCGGCCCACCGGGTTCGGAAACTGTTCGGCGGCGGGATGCGACAGGCCGGGATGGTCGCCGCACCCGGACTCCTCGCGTTGGAGAACCGAAAGCGACTGGCCGACGACCACGAAAACGCCCGGCGACTGGCCGAGGGAGTGGGAGCGATTCGGGGACTGTCGACGCGAGAGCCGGAGACGAACATCGTGTTGGTCGAAACCGAAGACCCGGCCGAGGCGTTCCTCGAACGTTGTGAAGACGAAGACGTGTTGGGCGTGCCGTTCGGAGAGCACCTCGTGCGGTTCTGTACGCACCTCGACGTCGACGGTGACATCGACGCCGCGGTTCGGCGAATCGAGCGGGCGGCGTAA
- a CDS encoding RNA-binding protein, whose amino-acid sequence MDVKSRHHLRSDEISELEADLADHLGVDLDGNDYERVEFTDVDREVVLVDGDPLVASFDGDLFLTVRGANEYPPQNHVVTVDSGAISFVSDGANVMRPGITEATDDIEPGDLVVIVEETHSKALAIGRAEADGDDMVGDSGKVVESLHHVGDDLYEFHV is encoded by the coding sequence ATGGACGTGAAGTCACGCCACCACCTCCGGTCGGACGAAATCAGCGAACTGGAGGCCGACCTCGCCGACCACCTCGGCGTCGACCTCGACGGAAACGACTACGAACGCGTCGAGTTCACCGATGTCGATCGCGAAGTCGTCCTCGTCGACGGCGACCCGCTCGTCGCCTCCTTCGACGGCGACCTCTTTCTCACGGTCCGCGGCGCCAACGAGTATCCGCCACAGAACCACGTCGTCACCGTCGACTCGGGAGCCATCTCCTTCGTCTCCGACGGCGCGAACGTGATGCGTCCGGGCATCACCGAAGCGACCGACGACATCGAACCCGGCGACCTCGTCGTCATCGTCGAGGAGACTCACAGCAAGGCCCTCGCCATCGGTCGGGCGGAGGCCGACGGCGACGACATGGTCGGCGACAGCGGGAAAGTCGTCGAGTCGCTGCACCACGTCGGCGACGACCTCTACGAGTTCCACGTCTAA
- a CDS encoding PHP domain-containing protein, producing the protein MRVDYHTHSTYSDGRFMWSMCSAAEDAGLDAIGFADHCNVSSRPAQKRAKKALGFNLDVTYERRRDAIETVDDRFDVDVYDGVEMDYDARDEETIATFLDEADFAYAIGSVHHLDGMNVHIEPYFEKKTDDERSRLVDTFYEEAVSLLESELFDIAAHVDLVERNPALRGYATEDHYRAVAEAAADSRTKLELNAGRILADYGEFHPNPDFLDVLAEYGVEFVPGTDSHDPTEMGERKEELEKFVAAHGLKTAELSL; encoded by the coding sequence GTGCGGGTCGACTATCACACCCACTCGACGTACTCCGACGGCCGCTTCATGTGGTCGATGTGCAGCGCCGCCGAAGACGCCGGCCTCGACGCCATCGGCTTCGCCGACCACTGCAACGTCTCCTCGCGGCCGGCCCAGAAGCGCGCGAAGAAGGCGCTCGGCTTCAACCTCGACGTGACCTACGAGCGTCGACGCGACGCCATCGAGACCGTCGACGACCGCTTCGATGTCGACGTGTACGACGGCGTCGAGATGGACTACGACGCCCGGGACGAGGAGACGATTGCGACGTTTCTGGACGAGGCCGATTTCGCCTACGCCATCGGCAGCGTCCACCACCTCGACGGGATGAACGTCCACATCGAACCGTACTTCGAAAAGAAGACCGACGATGAGCGCTCGCGGTTGGTCGACACGTTCTACGAGGAGGCCGTTTCGCTGCTGGAATCGGAGTTGTTCGACATCGCAGCCCACGTCGATTTAGTGGAGCGCAACCCCGCCCTCCGTGGGTACGCGACCGAAGACCACTACCGGGCGGTCGCGGAGGCGGCCGCCGACTCCCGAACGAAACTCGAACTCAACGCCGGCCGCATCCTCGCCGACTACGGCGAGTTCCATCCCAATCCCGACTTTCTCGACGTACTGGCGGAATACGGCGTCGAGTTCGTTCCCGGCACCGACAGCCACGACCCGACCGAGATGGGCGAACGGAAGGAGGAACTGGAGAAGTTCGTCGCGGCACACGGCCTCAAGACCGCCGAGTTGTCGCTTTAG
- a CDS encoding ABC transporter substrate-binding protein, with the protein MRVVSLLPSATEIVYALGVEPVGTSHECDYPPEATGVPSVVESRIDASASSADIDQQVQQAESDGGVYAIDREALSEANPDLVISQGICEVCAVDTVVVEEAIADLGLDCELLTTDPHSLGDIFEDIERIGAALGREERAESLLADLRGRVEAVEERVSDTDDRPEVAILDWLDPAMVAGHWVPELVELAGGRYGLADPGDASTPREWAEIREYDPDVLVAAPCGFELEQTFENLTDLTDRPRFDDLRAVETNRAYAMDGHHLMNRPGPRVVDTLETLAALLHPETFEAPEEWAARPLARTTV; encoded by the coding sequence ATGCGCGTCGTCTCACTGCTGCCCTCGGCGACCGAAATCGTCTACGCCCTCGGCGTCGAACCCGTCGGAACCTCCCACGAGTGCGATTACCCGCCGGAAGCGACCGGGGTGCCGTCCGTCGTCGAATCCCGAATCGACGCCTCCGCGTCCAGCGCCGACATCGACCAACAGGTCCAACAGGCCGAATCTGACGGCGGCGTCTACGCCATCGACCGCGAGGCGCTGTCCGAAGCCAACCCCGACCTCGTCATCTCACAGGGCATCTGTGAGGTGTGTGCCGTCGACACCGTCGTCGTCGAGGAGGCCATTGCGGACCTTGGATTGGACTGTGAGTTGCTGACGACCGACCCCCACAGCCTCGGTGACATCTTCGAAGACATCGAGCGAATCGGTGCGGCGCTGGGTCGGGAGGAGCGCGCCGAGAGCCTCCTCGCCGACCTCCGTGGTCGCGTCGAGGCGGTCGAAGAGCGCGTCAGCGACACGGACGACCGACCGGAGGTGGCCATCCTCGATTGGCTCGACCCCGCGATGGTCGCCGGCCACTGGGTACCCGAGTTGGTCGAGTTGGCCGGCGGCCGCTACGGACTCGCCGACCCCGGCGACGCCTCGACGCCGCGGGAGTGGGCCGAAATCCGCGAGTACGACCCCGACGTCCTCGTCGCGGCGCCGTGTGGGTTCGAACTGGAACAGACGTTCGAGAACCTCACGGACCTGACCGACCGGCCGAGGTTCGACGACCTCCGGGCGGTTGAGACCAACCGCGCCTACGCGATGGACGGCCACCACCTGATGAACCGACCCGGGCCGCGGGTCGTCGACACACTGGAGACGCTGGCGGCACTGCTGCATCCCGAGACGTTCGAAGCGCCCGAGGAGTGGGCGGCACGACCGCTCGCCCGGACGACGGTATGA
- a CDS encoding desampylase has protein sequence MTLSLPSELRGEILAHAREGAPEEVVGVLAGDHGTETSTVQRCYRADNAAATPRTRYEIAPTEELDLLERIDAAGLDVVGFYHSHPRGPAEPSDTDARLAAWPDRSYVIVSLSGDAELGSWRWRGERFEREEIRAP, from the coding sequence ATGACACTGTCGTTGCCGTCGGAACTCAGAGGGGAGATACTCGCCCACGCCCGCGAGGGCGCCCCCGAGGAAGTCGTCGGCGTGTTGGCCGGTGACCACGGCACCGAAACATCGACTGTTCAGCGGTGCTATCGGGCCGACAACGCCGCTGCGACGCCGCGGACGCGCTACGAAATCGCACCGACCGAGGAACTCGACCTCCTGGAACGCATCGACGCGGCGGGATTGGACGTGGTCGGCTTCTATCACTCCCACCCTCGGGGGCCGGCCGAACCGAGCGACACCGACGCCCGACTGGCGGCGTGGCCCGACCGCTCCTACGTCATCGTCTCGCTTTCTGGCGATGCAGAACTCGGCAGTTGGCGCTGGCGCGGCGAGCGATTCGAGCGCGAGGAGATACGCGCCCCCTGA
- the ubaA gene encoding SAMP-activating enzyme E1: protein MTDLSLDAEQLDRYSRHIIMDGVGPEGQKKLLDANVLCIGAGGLGSPIIQYLAAAGVGTLGIADDDVVERSNLQRQVIHGDTDVGRPKVDSAREFVERQNPDVTVETHETRVTADNIEGLLEAYDVVVDGSDNFATRYLVNDACTLAGVPFAHGAILRFEGQITTFEANDDGPCYRCLFPEAPPAGTVPDCATAGVLGVLPGTVGCIQATEAVKLVLGYGETLDGRMLFYDAGDMTFEEITIERRPDCPVCGDGEGGIESIHDVEYTETCAI from the coding sequence ATGACAGACCTCTCGTTGGATGCCGAGCAACTCGACCGCTACTCCCGACACATCATCATGGACGGCGTGGGGCCGGAGGGACAGAAGAAACTCCTCGATGCGAACGTGCTGTGCATCGGGGCGGGCGGCCTCGGCTCACCCATTATCCAGTATCTCGCCGCCGCGGGCGTCGGCACGCTCGGCATCGCCGACGACGACGTGGTCGAGCGGTCGAACCTCCAGCGACAGGTCATCCACGGCGACACCGACGTGGGGCGGCCGAAAGTCGACTCCGCCCGCGAGTTCGTCGAACGACAGAACCCCGACGTGACCGTCGAGACACACGAAACGCGCGTCACCGCCGACAACATCGAGGGCCTGCTCGAAGCCTACGACGTGGTCGTCGACGGTTCGGATAACTTCGCGACGCGGTATCTCGTCAACGACGCGTGTACGCTCGCAGGCGTCCCCTTCGCCCACGGAGCGATTCTCCGCTTCGAGGGGCAGATAACGACGTTCGAAGCGAACGACGACGGCCCCTGCTATCGGTGTCTGTTCCCCGAGGCGCCACCGGCGGGCACCGTCCCCGACTGTGCGACGGCCGGTGTCCTCGGCGTGCTTCCCGGAACGGTCGGCTGCATTCAGGCGACCGAAGCCGTCAAACTCGTCCTCGGCTACGGCGAGACGCTCGACGGTCGGATGCTGTTCTACGACGCCGGTGACATGACCTTCGAGGAAATCACAATCGAGCGACGCCCCGACTGTCCGGTCTGTGGCGACGGTGAGGGGGGAATCGAGTCGATACACGACGTGGAGTACACCGAGACCTGCGCCATCTGA
- a CDS encoding halocyanin domain-containing protein yields MSTNDTGGVSRRDFVRVTAGATAAAAASASATTAYAQEEFDYGGWFEGVPNFEGTVDRTGEDEVRVTVGPGGNLVFDPPAIHVDPGTTVIWEWDQGFHNVVEKESGERYGSELTDTTGTTYSVTFESDGISTYVCEPHQTQGMKGAVAVGSGEGTPDITEGEMGMADGGDSGGGSSGDGSDGGSEGGDGESDGSDGGNGGESGGDNSGLPDNDVLALYGIALVLAFLSPIALVVLMLRQSRDEPEY; encoded by the coding sequence ATGTCCACGAACGACACCGGTGGCGTGAGCCGACGGGACTTCGTCCGCGTTACTGCTGGCGCGACGGCGGCCGCCGCCGCGTCGGCCTCGGCGACGACTGCATACGCACAGGAGGAGTTCGACTACGGCGGTTGGTTCGAAGGCGTACCGAACTTCGAAGGCACCGTCGACCGGACCGGCGAGGACGAGGTTCGAGTCACGGTCGGCCCCGGCGGCAACCTCGTTTTCGACCCGCCGGCGATTCACGTCGACCCCGGGACGACGGTTATCTGGGAGTGGGACCAGGGGTTCCACAACGTCGTCGAAAAGGAGTCCGGCGAGCGATACGGCAGCGAACTCACCGACACCACCGGTACGACCTACTCGGTCACCTTCGAGAGTGACGGCATCTCGACGTACGTCTGTGAACCCCACCAGACACAGGGCATGAAAGGCGCCGTCGCCGTCGGCAGCGGCGAGGGAACGCCCGACATCACCGAAGGCGAGATGGGGATGGCCGACGGTGGCGACAGCGGTGGCGGCAGCAGCGGCGACGGCAGCGACGGCGGCAGCGAGGGCGGAGACGGCGAAAGCGACGGCAGCGACGGTGGAAACGGTGGCGAGAGCGGGGGCGACAACAGCGGCCTCCCCGACAACGACGTGTTGGCGCTGTACGGCATCGCACTCGTTCTCGCGTTCCTCTCGCCGATTGCGCTCGTCGTGTTGATGCTCCGACAGAGCCGAGACGAACCCGAGTACTGA
- the msrB gene encoding peptide-methionine (R)-S-oxide reductase MsrB, with translation MADDIPRTDEEWREVLTDEEYRILREQATEPKFTGEYLGKDDDGNYCCAGCGAVLFDSETKFDSNSGWPSFYDAEESAVELREDRSHGMVRTEVVCARCEGHLGHVFDDGPEPTGKRFCINSAALDFESE, from the coding sequence ATGGCCGACGACATACCACGGACCGACGAGGAGTGGCGCGAGGTGCTGACCGACGAGGAGTACCGTATCCTCCGCGAGCAGGCCACAGAACCGAAGTTCACCGGCGAGTACCTCGGCAAGGACGACGACGGCAACTACTGCTGTGCCGGCTGTGGCGCCGTCCTCTTCGACTCGGAGACGAAGTTCGACTCGAACTCGGGGTGGCCCTCCTTCTACGACGCCGAGGAAAGCGCTGTCGAGTTACGCGAAGACCGCAGCCACGGGATGGTCCGTACCGAGGTCGTCTGTGCCCGCTGTGAAGGCCATCTCGGACACGTCTTCGACGACGGGCCGGAACCGACCGGTAAGCGGTTCTGCATCAACTCCGCCGCGTTGGATTTCGAATCGGAGTGA
- a CDS encoding universal stress protein, whose product MTLLQRVVVPVATEDDAAETCAALSPYLDEIEQVVAVHVIEKAGGGIDKAPLEKRQEDAEAILDVVEDALGDDVPVERDTAYGTDVVETLLAEANGHDATAIAFVAREGSRLVRLLSGDTSVRLVTEATLPVVALPNE is encoded by the coding sequence ATGACTCTCCTACAGCGCGTGGTCGTCCCGGTTGCGACCGAAGACGACGCGGCCGAGACGTGTGCGGCGCTTTCGCCGTATCTCGACGAAATCGAGCAGGTCGTCGCGGTCCACGTCATCGAGAAGGCCGGCGGCGGCATCGACAAGGCGCCGCTGGAGAAACGCCAAGAAGACGCCGAAGCCATCCTCGATGTCGTCGAAGACGCCCTCGGCGACGACGTGCCCGTCGAGCGGGATACGGCGTACGGAACCGATGTCGTCGAGACGCTGTTGGCGGAGGCGAACGGTCACGACGCGACGGCTATCGCCTTCGTCGCTCGCGAGGGAAGTCGACTCGTTCGACTGCTGTCGGGCGATACGTCGGTCCGACTCGTCACCGAGGCGACGCTGCCGGTCGTCGCGCTACCGAACGAGTGA
- a CDS encoding APC family permease — MSADEYKLIDEQVGLWGAVALLVGTALGMSIFIVPTQMAAAAGPSITVAILVSIVPMVLGVLLLLQLGGAIPVAGGIYVYGSRLVGPFWGMLGVSVPVLAVWSYLLFAAVGFSDYLNGLLDTLGMGSVPTVAAVWGLLGLFLVLNYVGVQIVTKVQIAFVIALILGMVAFVVSGIPHVDTANYTPVFPSGEGQPFADSFAPFLLAVVTLYIPFQGFGMIIEIGEELENPVENIPRVLAIGMAIVTVLSIAIVFTLIGAIPLENMTVSGELGGEPVEGGLAAVATGVLPTPILLVVGVSALIAAATTVNTLFTSYSRTVMRAARDEVVPDVFASVHDDYNTPHRAILLFGIPPLLAAPFVGQLDAITPPDVLDWLVVVVVTGIFIAFAIGGVALWNLPKVFPQRYEYSIYKLPMPVLRIVAVGNVVVSVAFTVLVVSSAPSAFAVVLAWMALSAALYFYRIRAYDKKGVDLKERMALLHKHEQVGGSDD, encoded by the coding sequence ATGTCAGCCGACGAATACAAACTGATAGACGAACAGGTCGGACTCTGGGGTGCGGTCGCACTCTTGGTCGGGACGGCGCTGGGCATGAGCATCTTCATCGTCCCGACGCAGATGGCCGCGGCGGCCGGCCCGAGTATCACCGTCGCGATTCTCGTCTCCATCGTCCCGATGGTGCTCGGGGTACTGTTGCTGTTACAACTCGGCGGGGCGATTCCCGTCGCCGGCGGTATCTACGTCTACGGCTCGCGGCTGGTCGGCCCCTTCTGGGGGATGCTCGGCGTCTCGGTACCGGTGCTCGCGGTGTGGTCGTACCTACTCTTTGCCGCCGTCGGCTTCTCGGATTACCTCAACGGCTTGCTGGACACCCTCGGTATGGGGTCGGTCCCGACCGTCGCGGCGGTGTGGGGACTGCTCGGCCTGTTTCTCGTATTGAACTACGTCGGCGTCCAAATCGTCACGAAGGTCCAAATCGCGTTCGTCATCGCACTCATCCTCGGGATGGTCGCCTTCGTCGTCAGCGGGATTCCACACGTCGACACCGCGAACTACACGCCTGTGTTCCCCTCCGGCGAGGGCCAACCGTTCGCCGACAGTTTCGCGCCGTTCCTGCTGGCCGTCGTCACGCTGTATATCCCCTTCCAGGGGTTCGGCATGATAATCGAAATCGGCGAGGAACTCGAAAATCCCGTCGAGAACATCCCGCGCGTCCTCGCCATCGGGATGGCCATCGTGACGGTGCTCTCGATAGCTATCGTGTTCACGCTCATCGGGGCGATTCCGCTGGAGAACATGACCGTCTCGGGTGAACTCGGCGGCGAACCCGTCGAAGGCGGCCTCGCCGCGGTCGCGACGGGCGTCCTTCCGACGCCGATACTGCTGGTCGTCGGCGTCTCGGCGCTCATCGCCGCCGCGACGACCGTCAACACGCTGTTTACCTCCTACTCCCGAACCGTGATGCGGGCGGCCCGCGACGAGGTCGTCCCCGACGTGTTCGCGTCGGTCCACGACGACTACAACACGCCACACCGCGCCATCCTTCTGTTCGGCATCCCGCCGTTGCTCGCGGCGCCGTTCGTCGGCCAACTCGACGCCATCACGCCGCCCGACGTACTCGACTGGCTCGTCGTCGTCGTGGTCACCGGCATCTTCATCGCCTTCGCCATCGGCGGCGTCGCGCTGTGGAACCTCCCGAAGGTGTTCCCCCAACGCTACGAGTACTCCATCTACAAGCTCCCGATGCCCGTCCTCCGAATCGTCGCCGTCGGCAACGTCGTCGTCTCGGTGGCGTTCACCGTCCTCGTCGTCTCCAGTGCGCCCTCGGCGTTCGCCGTCGTCCTCGCGTGGATGGCGCTGTCGGCCGCGCTGTACTTCTACCGCATCCGCGCCTACGACAAGAAGGGCGTCGACCTCAAAGAGCGGATGGCACTGTTGCACAAACACGAACAGGTCGGCGGGTCGGACGACTGA
- the msrA gene encoding peptide-methionine (S)-S-oxide reductase MsrA, translated as MTETATLAGGCFWCIEAALKELDGVASVVSGYAGGHVEDPTYEAVCREETGHAEAVQVEFDPETISYRDLLEVFFTIHDPTQLNRQGPDIGTQYRSAVFYHDDEQRDTVESVIEDLQPLYDDDIVTEVEPLDEFYRAEEYHQDYFEKNPNDTYCVVNINPKLKEIREKHAALLAD; from the coding sequence ATGACAGAGACCGCGACGCTCGCAGGGGGCTGTTTCTGGTGTATCGAGGCCGCGCTGAAGGAACTCGACGGGGTGGCGTCGGTCGTCTCCGGCTACGCCGGCGGCCACGTCGAGGACCCCACCTACGAGGCCGTCTGCCGGGAGGAGACCGGCCACGCCGAGGCCGTCCAAGTCGAGTTCGACCCCGAAACCATCTCTTATCGGGACCTCTTGGAGGTGTTCTTCACCATCCACGACCCGACACAACTCAACCGACAGGGTCCGGACATCGGCACGCAGTACCGGTCGGCGGTGTTCTACCACGACGACGAGCAACGCGACACCGTCGAGTCGGTCATCGAGGACCTCCAGCCGCTGTACGACGACGACATCGTCACGGAGGTCGAACCGCTGGACGAGTTCTATCGCGCCGAGGAGTACCACCAGGACTACTTCGAGAAGAACCCCAACGACACCTACTGCGTCGTCAACATCAACCCGAAACTGAAGGAGATACGGGAGAAACACGCGGCGCTGTTGGCCGATTGA
- a CDS encoding universal stress protein, translating into MYDRILLPTDGSDASNRAVEEAIGLAEATGAELHVLFVVEDIPYAPEMMDDEVEARLRKIGEDALEEIRTRADKAGVEVVTDLEEGAPHTAILGYADEADIDAIVMGTHGRSGLDRYLLGSVTERIVRTADVPVLTVRMSSEG; encoded by the coding sequence ATGTACGACCGGATTCTTCTCCCGACCGATGGCAGCGACGCGAGCAACCGCGCAGTCGAGGAAGCCATCGGACTCGCCGAAGCGACGGGCGCGGAACTGCACGTCCTGTTCGTCGTCGAAGACATCCCCTACGCCCCGGAGATGATGGACGACGAGGTCGAAGCACGGCTTCGGAAAATCGGCGAGGACGCCCTCGAAGAGATTCGCACCCGCGCCGACAAGGCCGGCGTCGAAGTCGTCACCGACCTCGAAGAGGGGGCGCCGCATACGGCTATCCTCGGGTACGCCGACGAGGCCGACATCGACGCCATCGTGATGGGCACACACGGTCGAAGCGGGCTGGACCGCTACCTGCTCGGGAGCGTCACCGAACGCATCGTCCGCACCGCGGACGTGCCGGTGTTGACCGTCCGGATGTCTTCGGAGGGGTAG
- a CDS encoding enoyl-CoA hydratase/isomerase family protein → MSVELTRDGAVATITISNPERKNAVDAPASKEMAEHVHDAAYDDSVRCVVVTGEGDAFCSGLDLAGDMGGGSPAAELEHGLNAIASGLIRMEKPTVAKVPGPAVGAGGSLAAACDFVYAAEDAFFEWGFTNIGLAPDTGATYVLPRLVGVRKALELLITGDRIGAEEAVELGVANDAVPAEELDSFVAERVETLAGRPTMAVGAAKRLVYRSHQRSLEETLREEALAQETMIDSDDFAEGVAAFMADRDPEFEGQ, encoded by the coding sequence ATGAGCGTCGAGTTGACCCGCGACGGTGCCGTTGCGACCATCACGATATCGAACCCCGAACGAAAAAACGCAGTCGACGCCCCGGCGTCGAAGGAGATGGCCGAACACGTCCACGACGCCGCCTACGACGACTCGGTTCGCTGTGTCGTCGTCACCGGCGAGGGTGACGCCTTCTGTTCCGGCCTCGATTTGGCCGGCGACATGGGCGGTGGCAGTCCCGCCGCGGAACTCGAACACGGACTCAACGCCATCGCCAGCGGCCTGATTCGGATGGAGAAACCGACCGTCGCGAAGGTTCCCGGCCCCGCAGTCGGCGCCGGCGGGTCGCTGGCGGCGGCCTGTGACTTCGTCTACGCCGCCGAGGACGCCTTTTTCGAGTGGGGCTTTACGAACATCGGCCTCGCTCCCGACACGGGCGCCACATACGTCCTGCCGCGACTCGTCGGCGTCCGGAAGGCCCTGGAGTTGCTCATCACCGGCGACCGAATCGGCGCCGAGGAGGCCGTCGAGTTGGGCGTCGCAAACGACGCGGTGCCGGCCGAGGAACTCGACTCGTTTGTCGCCGAGCGCGTCGAGACGCTCGCCGGCCGGCCGACGATGGCCGTCGGCGCCGCGAAACGACTCGTCTACCGGAGCCACCAGCGCTCCTTAGAGGAGACGCTTCGGGAGGAGGCGCTGGCCCAAGAGACGATGATAGACAGCGACGACTTCGCAGAGGGCGTCGCGGCGTTCATGGCCGACCGCGACCCGGAGTTCGAGGGGCAGTAG
- a CDS encoding ribonucleoside-diphosphate reductase, with the protein MTQIRDDSREMRISEDTVGGGYFRHAVYNHWDPYEDISQELIEQDRERAMSMDGDEEEFFDVAQYLALFGAGEEAVTEDLAPLMIALGDINDQMFVSSQIYEEAKHTQFFDRYWREVIYPVAEERGWEKIAPTDQRFFPDGYIELFDRTEEAMQTLLTDDTPENRVRAYCHYHLVVESILAQTGYYGLTTALGPDDDDPLTPPDRETPHLEGLVKGINYIRSDEGRHVGFGMQKVQKHLAEDGVDEAVVQETLMELMPMVAETVSVGDSVIDPMPLVNYARDKLTRRIDIITDAQAEIPDVEELVKLDDEPAAAD; encoded by the coding sequence ATGACACAGATTCGCGACGACAGCCGAGAGATGCGCATCAGCGAGGACACCGTCGGTGGTGGCTACTTCCGACACGCCGTCTACAACCACTGGGACCCCTACGAGGACATCTCCCAGGAACTCATCGAACAGGACCGCGAGCGAGCGATGTCGATGGACGGCGACGAGGAGGAGTTCTTCGACGTGGCGCAGTACCTCGCGCTGTTCGGCGCGGGCGAGGAGGCGGTCACCGAGGACCTCGCGCCGCTGATGATTGCACTCGGAGACATCAACGACCAGATGTTCGTCTCCAGCCAGATTTACGAGGAGGCCAAACACACCCAGTTCTTCGACCGCTACTGGCGGGAGGTCATCTATCCGGTCGCCGAGGAGCGCGGCTGGGAGAAAATCGCCCCCACCGACCAGCGGTTCTTCCCGGATGGCTACATCGAGCTGTTCGACCGCACCGAGGAAGCCATGCAAACGCTTCTGACCGACGACACCCCCGAAAACCGCGTGCGGGCGTACTGCCACTACCACCTCGTCGTCGAGAGCATTCTCGCCCAGACCGGCTACTACGGCCTCACGACCGCACTCGGGCCCGACGACGACGACCCGCTGACGCCGCCGGACCGCGAGACGCCGCACCTCGAAGGCCTCGTGAAGGGAATCAACTACATCCGGAGCGACGAGGGTCGACACGTCGGCTTCGGGATGCAGAAAGTCCAGAAACACCTCGCCGAGGACGGCGTCGACGAAGCGGTCGTCCAAGAGACGCTGATGGAGTTGATGCCGATGGTCGCCGAAACCGTCTCGGTCGGCGACAGCGTCATCGACCCGATGCCGCTCGTCAACTACGCTCGCGACAAACTCACCCGCCGCATCGACATCATCACCGACGCACAGGCCGAGATTCCGGACGTCGAGGAACTCGTCAAACTCGACGACGAACCTGCGGCCGCCGACTGA